A section of the Engraulis encrasicolus isolate BLACKSEA-1 chromosome 8, IST_EnEncr_1.0, whole genome shotgun sequence genome encodes:
- the dhrs12la gene encoding DHRS-12_like_SDR_c-like domain-containing protein, which translates to MSLYRNSAWFIKGLTQFTKGAYVSASRSFIDKDLEPSMAGRSFMITGANSGIGKAIAMAIAKKGGTIHMVCRNKDKAEEARADIVKETGNKEVYVHILDLCETRKVWEFADNFKKKYKTLNVLVNNAGCMMTKREVNAEGLEKSFASNSLAVYILTKTLIPLLEKSPDPRVVTVTSGGMLVQKLRSGNLQSDRGDYDGTMVYAQHKRQQMVLTEQWAKAHPNIHFSAMHPGWVDTPTVANVMPEFHASMRARLRTPDQGADTAVWLAVSEVATTKPNGSFFQDRCQVSAHLPLALTRSSALEEQQFMTVMEDLAKNYIPH; encoded by the exons ATGTCTCTCTACCGCAACTCTGCATGGTTCATCAAGGGACTCACCCAGTTTACCAA gggTGCGTATGTGTCGGCCTCTCGTAGTTTCATCGATAAGGACCTGGAGCCCTCGATGGCCGGAAGGTCCTTCATGATCACCGGCGCCAACAGTGGAATCGGGAAAGCCATCGCTATGGCAATAGCCAAGAAAG ggggcACAATCCACATGGTGTGCCGTAATAAGGATAAAGCAGAAGAGGCTCGTGCTGACATCGTCAAAGAGACAGGAAACAAG gaGGTCTACGTGCACATTCTGGATCTGTGTGAGACCAGGAAGGTTTGGGAATTCGCCGACAACTTCAAGAAGAAGTACAAGACCCTCAACGTCCTa GTGAATAATGCAGGCTGCATGATGACCAAGAGGGAGGTGAATGCTGAGGGATTAGAGAAGAGCTTCGCCAGCAACTCCCTGG CGGTCTACATCCTGACTAAGACTCTGATCCCCCTTCTGGAGAAGAGTCCTGATCCCCGCGTG gttaccGTGACGTCAGGAGGGATGCTGGTGCAGAAGCTCCGCTCTGGAAACTTGCAGTCCGACAGAGGAGACTACGACGGGACCATGGTCTACGCACAACacaag agaCAACAGATGGTGCTGACAGAGCAGTGGGCTAAAGCTCACCCCAACATCCACTTTTCAGCCATGCACCCCGGATGGGTCGACACAccaa CGGTGGCCAATGTGATGCCAGAGTTccatgcgtccatgcgtgcgcgTCTGCGTACCCCTGACCAGGGGGCTGATACGGCCGTCTGGCTCGCCGTGTCTGAGGTGGCCACCACCAAACCCAACGGCAGCTTCTTCCAGG accgTTGCCAGGTGTCTGCCCATCTCCCTCTGGCGTTGACGCGCAGCTCAGCTCTGGAGGAGCAGCAGTTCATGACCGTCATGGAGGACCTCGCCAAGAACTACATTcctcactag